In the Flavisolibacter tropicus genome, one interval contains:
- a CDS encoding TonB-dependent receptor plug domain-containing protein, with amino-acid sequence MQKVVVLLLCLCIHFSKAVAQTNRPWDKLAHLKRCSILITADLFTATTFIEMEFYNSGDSEIEGLYTFCLHPDQVITALQLDLNGKYRDGSIEERWKAQNAYNRIVGKRIDPALLQMNGLNEYSLRVYPIPAKSSRKITMTIQQLLKPTASTLTYSLPLNRKDTTSQFNIAIKVYNTENRPFVNNGLLQGLFLPQGTSFYLNQQEQNFRLDGNIAFNIPLSQTAPFLCTKQMGNETYFALRSKPKQEYQNTITPEHIVVYWDASASSEKRNIEKEITFLKQYIGYYKVKDLTLIPFSYKPLDTASFTMNGANSNRWISYLRSLEYDGGTQLGSLDMSTIKADAVLLFSDGINTYGKSLPKTGKARIYSVHAAHNANMTVLNTIVGSSGGSLIDLTKLSMSEAIQVAGKEQIQLLDIQSVSGKTIINQQWVDTALQQLTVAGVAYGGIDTLLLAYGNNSREATIERVQVNTQQHCESSAIDRIPLLYEFDKMIRSLDWYKMVGYGKKHKVVTPNTSFIVLERVEDYVNYDIEPPAELKEECEKLIYVKQNRIDRWKLYQEWNAFNMLQGVVASYNQRIQWWDKTASPIRLLSPNTTVAGNKEKSDADASNSLSNALSGKVSGLSITNGNALEEVVVTSYGMSRRRDVSYSVTTIRQQDIFSSVTSVEQALAGRVAGLEVTNSNNGLAGDAATIRIRGAASITNNRQPLFVLDGIPIAGNINHLVNVHDIERIEVLKDAAATALYGSQGANGVIVIVTKKGKDTRYQYNATPYKLKNREDLEYLQELKAARKNEKLQTYHQLQQYYGNGVGFYFDVAQHFFEIGMHHDAIHVLTNAAEYADGDVQVLTAIEYTLEAWKEYAAAVTIYEEVMKQSENDIQAYRNLAWAYYQQGSYQKAVNLLYETIMKSWEQQEYAVKETKATLLNEMNAIIAIHKERLDISKIDTSLIKPLPVDLRIVVNGNKTYYYHNVSVVEPGGAIAYGYYYDGNSKSRGSILQSGYYAYYPTEYNSKTAAKGKYTVRVQYYDYYGQRKDIPAIIRVMAFKNFGKEGQTIQIENVIMDNQNGVVDIAEIKY; translated from the coding sequence ATGCAGAAAGTAGTAGTCCTTCTATTGTGCTTATGCATTCACTTTAGTAAAGCAGTTGCTCAGACCAACCGGCCTTGGGATAAACTTGCACATTTAAAGCGTTGTTCAATACTCATCACAGCCGACCTGTTTACCGCCACGACATTTATTGAAATGGAGTTTTACAACTCTGGTGACAGCGAAATAGAAGGCTTGTATACCTTTTGCTTGCATCCGGACCAGGTAATCACTGCTTTACAGTTAGATCTGAATGGTAAGTACCGCGATGGCTCTATTGAAGAACGATGGAAAGCTCAAAACGCCTATAACCGTATTGTAGGCAAGCGCATCGATCCCGCTTTGCTGCAAATGAATGGTTTGAATGAGTATAGTTTACGGGTGTATCCTATCCCTGCTAAAAGCAGCCGCAAAATCACTATGACCATTCAGCAGCTACTCAAACCAACAGCTTCTACCCTTACATATAGTCTTCCACTAAATCGTAAGGATACCACCAGTCAATTCAATATTGCCATAAAAGTTTACAATACAGAAAATAGACCTTTTGTAAATAATGGCTTATTACAGGGTTTATTTTTGCCTCAAGGAACTAGTTTCTATTTAAACCAGCAAGAGCAAAACTTCCGTCTGGATGGTAACATCGCATTTAATATTCCCCTCAGTCAAACAGCTCCTTTTTTATGTACAAAGCAGATGGGGAATGAAACCTACTTCGCCCTACGCTCAAAGCCTAAACAAGAATATCAAAACACGATTACTCCTGAGCATATCGTAGTGTATTGGGATGCCTCTGCCAGTAGTGAAAAACGAAATATTGAAAAAGAGATCACCTTCTTAAAGCAATATATCGGCTATTATAAGGTTAAAGACCTGACGCTGATTCCATTCAGCTATAAGCCCCTTGATACTGCGTCCTTTACAATGAATGGCGCCAACTCAAATCGTTGGATAAGCTACTTGCGCTCGCTGGAATACGATGGTGGTACACAACTGGGGAGCCTTGATATGAGTACGATAAAGGCCGATGCTGTCCTGTTGTTTAGCGATGGTATTAATACATATGGGAAGTCCTTGCCTAAAACTGGTAAGGCCAGAATATATAGTGTACATGCTGCCCATAATGCGAATATGACAGTATTAAATACAATAGTTGGGAGCAGTGGTGGAAGCCTGATCGACCTAACAAAGCTCAGTATGAGTGAGGCTATACAGGTGGCAGGTAAAGAACAAATTCAATTGCTGGATATTCAGTCTGTCAGTGGTAAGACAATCATCAATCAGCAATGGGTAGATACAGCCTTACAGCAGCTTACAGTGGCAGGTGTAGCTTACGGTGGTATTGATACGTTATTGCTTGCATACGGCAATAACAGTCGTGAAGCAACAATTGAACGTGTACAAGTCAATACTCAGCAGCATTGCGAAAGTAGCGCTATAGATCGCATTCCATTATTGTATGAGTTTGATAAAATGATTCGCTCTCTCGACTGGTATAAGATGGTAGGTTATGGTAAGAAACACAAGGTGGTAACACCCAATACCTCTTTCATTGTGTTAGAAAGGGTGGAAGACTATGTGAACTACGATATTGAACCACCGGCAGAACTAAAAGAGGAATGTGAAAAGTTGATCTACGTAAAACAGAACCGCATAGATCGCTGGAAGCTTTACCAGGAGTGGAACGCTTTCAATATGCTGCAAGGTGTGGTGGCATCGTATAACCAGCGTATCCAATGGTGGGATAAAACTGCATCACCCATCCGATTATTATCGCCCAATACAACAGTTGCAGGCAATAAAGAAAAAAGTGATGCAGACGCATCCAACTCATTGTCCAATGCATTGAGTGGAAAAGTGTCAGGTCTTTCGATTACAAATGGCAATGCTTTAGAGGAGGTAGTGGTTACAAGCTATGGAATGTCAAGAAGGCGGGATGTTTCCTATTCGGTTACAACCATCCGGCAGCAGGATATTTTCAGTTCAGTCACTTCAGTTGAGCAGGCATTAGCAGGACGAGTTGCCGGTCTGGAGGTTACAAATTCAAATAATGGTTTAGCCGGTGATGCTGCAACAATTCGCATTAGGGGAGCCGCTTCTATAACGAATAATCGACAACCCCTTTTTGTATTAGACGGGATACCAATAGCTGGAAATATTAATCATTTGGTAAACGTGCATGATATCGAGCGCATTGAGGTGCTAAAAGATGCTGCTGCCACAGCATTGTATGGTAGCCAAGGTGCCAACGGTGTTATTGTAATTGTTACAAAGAAAGGAAAAGACACCCGGTATCAGTATAATGCCACTCCATATAAGTTGAAAAATAGGGAAGATTTAGAGTATTTGCAAGAGTTGAAGGCAGCAAGAAAAAATGAAAAGCTCCAGACATATCATCAGCTACAACAGTATTATGGTAATGGCGTTGGCTTTTATTTCGATGTAGCGCAGCACTTTTTCGAAATAGGAATGCATCACGATGCGATTCACGTTTTGACGAATGCAGCAGAATACGCGGACGGAGATGTACAAGTGTTAACGGCTATAGAGTATACATTGGAAGCATGGAAAGAATATGCGGCTGCTGTCACGATCTATGAAGAGGTGATGAAGCAAAGTGAAAATGATATCCAGGCTTATCGCAATCTGGCCTGGGCCTACTACCAGCAGGGTAGCTATCAAAAAGCAGTAAATCTTTTATACGAAACCATCATGAAGAGTTGGGAGCAGCAAGAGTATGCTGTAAAAGAAACAAAAGCCACCTTGTTGAATGAGATGAATGCCATTATTGCTATACACAAAGAGCGGTTAGATATTTCTAAAATCGATACTTCCCTGATCAAACCGTTGCCTGTTGATTTACGTATTGTAGTCAATGGTAATAAAACATACTACTACCATAATGTTTCTGTAGTAGAACCGGGTGGTGCTATAGCCTATGGTTACTATTATGATGGGAACTCAAAAAGCAGGGGTAGCATATTACAGAGCGGTTATTATGCCTATTATCCCACTGAGTATAATAGTAAAACTGCAGCGAAAGGAAAGTACACAGTTAGGGTGCAGTATTATGACTACTATGGGCAAAGAAAAGATATACCTGCAATCATACGGGTTATGGCGTTTAAGAACTTTGGAAAGGAAGGACAGACAATTCAAATTGAGAATGTTATTATGGATAATCAAAACGGCGTGGTGGATATAGCAGAAATAAAATACTAA
- a CDS encoding AAA family ATPase has protein sequence MNTLDNQKMIDANAVFDKHFLNSKSLYLYRFNQLPNLHFINGIEGEKAYKAFKETFADLIVSEYKYRSYQEKKKRFRFDETFFILKNNCIVELDSYCEILHDGNQDRFIDQCTALMNQFRERKKRDPFEINLIVKGSYGLELKSMEIKRTKLDLDLFYEDDFKEIDNIIQKRLNQKNDKGIVLLHGLPGTGKTTYLRYLVGKVKKRVLFLSPNVASNLMDPDFIDLLIDNPNTVVIVEDAENIIMDRRASGSSAVSNLLNISDGLLADFLNVQLICTFNSAVTMVDSALMRKGRLIAKYEFGKLCAEKAQRLSDHLKFDTIINRAMTVAEISNQNEKEAKAKQVEVIGFRTAVMQN, from the coding sequence ATGAACACGTTAGATAACCAGAAAATGATTGATGCCAATGCGGTATTTGATAAACATTTTCTGAATAGTAAATCATTATACTTATATCGCTTCAATCAGTTGCCGAATTTGCATTTCATAAACGGCATTGAGGGCGAGAAGGCGTATAAAGCTTTTAAAGAAACATTTGCTGATCTCATTGTATCGGAATACAAATACCGGAGCTATCAGGAGAAAAAGAAGCGCTTTCGATTTGATGAAACATTCTTTATTCTTAAGAATAACTGTATAGTAGAGTTGGATAGTTATTGTGAGATCCTTCATGATGGTAATCAAGACAGATTCATAGATCAATGCACAGCATTAATGAATCAATTCCGGGAACGAAAGAAAAGAGATCCATTTGAAATCAATCTCATAGTAAAAGGTAGCTATGGATTGGAACTGAAATCGATGGAAATTAAGCGTACTAAGTTGGATTTGGATCTATTCTATGAAGATGATTTTAAGGAAATAGATAACATTATCCAAAAGCGCTTGAATCAGAAAAACGACAAAGGCATTGTGTTACTACACGGACTGCCAGGTACTGGTAAAACCACCTACCTGCGTTATCTGGTTGGAAAGGTCAAAAAGCGCGTACTCTTTTTATCGCCCAACGTAGCCAGTAATCTTATGGATCCTGATTTTATTGATCTGTTGATTGATAATCCCAATACAGTAGTGATTGTTGAGGATGCCGAGAATATTATCATGGATAGAAGGGCAAGCGGAAGTTCAGCGGTGTCTAATCTCTTGAATATTTCTGATGGCTTACTGGCTGATTTTTTGAATGTACAATTGATATGTACGTTTAATAGTGCGGTCACCATGGTTGATAGTGCTTTAATGCGAAAAGGAAGATTAATTGCCAAGTATGAGTTTGGAAAGTTATGCGCTGAAAAAGCACAGCGCTTAAGTGATCACTTAAAATTCGACACTATTATAAACCGAGCAATGACCGTAGCTGAGATCAGCAATCAGAATGAGAAAGAAGCAAAAGCAAAACAAGTAGAAGTGATTGGATTCAGAACAGCAGTCATGCAGAATTGA
- a CDS encoding RtcB family protein, producing the protein MAKLKLTGKQLRNIGYPEGPVISIAMNIMEKSFRHLPEADALEILSSILQSPNQYAHDGVLGKIAEALLPKPKVGGDEIPLMPKGIEFNVFGASGIEQGAMQQMNTAVKVPIAVAGALMPDAHQGYGLPIGGVLATDNAVIPYGVGVDIGCRMCLSVFDIDPKELTAREQYFTRELNEATLFGSGSMFDKPFDHEIMERKEFDELGLLKGLQTRAWKQLGSSGSGNHFVEFGIVEISEQDQVLNIPAGKYVGLLSHSGSRALGANIANHFTKVAKEKRRLPSEASNLAWLDLNEQEGMEYWLAMNLAGDYASACHHVIHDKIARQLGRRPLKMVENHHNFAWKEQWEGKEVIVHRKGATPAGKDVLGIIPGSMTAPGFIVKGKGEMASVNSAAHGAGRQMSRTVALKSITHNALNDMLAKHGVKLLGGGLDEAPFAYKNIFEVMNAQKQLVDTVGLFYPKIVKMDGAMPKQWKKKNRDFQESGDLMGE; encoded by the coding sequence ATGGCAAAATTAAAATTAACTGGAAAGCAATTACGGAACATTGGGTACCCGGAAGGACCTGTGATCAGTATTGCAATGAATATCATGGAAAAAAGCTTCAGGCATCTGCCGGAAGCCGATGCCTTGGAAATATTAAGTAGTATTTTACAAAGTCCCAATCAATATGCCCATGATGGGGTATTGGGAAAAATAGCAGAGGCTTTATTGCCAAAGCCGAAAGTGGGTGGCGATGAGATTCCATTAATGCCAAAAGGTATAGAATTTAATGTCTTTGGTGCTAGCGGAATTGAGCAGGGCGCAATGCAGCAGATGAATACGGCAGTCAAGGTACCGATAGCGGTTGCCGGTGCGCTTATGCCCGATGCTCACCAAGGTTATGGACTACCGATTGGGGGAGTTTTAGCTACAGACAATGCAGTAATACCCTATGGAGTAGGAGTAGACATTGGCTGTCGTATGTGCCTGAGCGTTTTTGATATCGATCCAAAAGAGCTGACCGCGCGTGAACAGTATTTTACCCGGGAATTGAATGAGGCTACACTCTTTGGTAGTGGTTCAATGTTCGATAAGCCATTCGATCATGAAATAATGGAGCGAAAAGAGTTTGATGAGTTAGGCTTGCTAAAAGGCTTGCAAACCCGGGCTTGGAAACAATTGGGTTCATCAGGTTCGGGCAACCACTTCGTTGAGTTTGGTATTGTTGAAATAAGTGAACAGGATCAGGTGTTGAATATACCTGCTGGTAAATATGTTGGATTGTTGTCACACTCTGGATCCAGAGCCTTAGGCGCCAATATTGCCAATCATTTTACAAAGGTGGCTAAAGAAAAACGGCGACTTCCTAGCGAGGCTAGCAATTTAGCCTGGTTGGATCTAAACGAACAGGAAGGTATGGAATATTGGCTAGCCATGAACCTGGCCGGCGACTATGCCTCTGCCTGTCACCATGTAATACATGATAAGATCGCCCGGCAGTTGGGAAGACGGCCACTGAAGATGGTAGAGAACCACCACAACTTTGCTTGGAAGGAGCAATGGGAGGGGAAAGAAGTGATCGTGCACCGTAAAGGCGCTACGCCTGCTGGTAAAGATGTGCTGGGTATCATTCCCGGTTCTATGACAGCCCCTGGCTTTATTGTAAAAGGGAAAGGAGAAATGGCATCGGTCAATTCTGCCGCCCATGGAGCAGGTCGTCAAATGAGTCGTACGGTAGCACTGAAATCTATTACCCACAATGCGCTAAATGACATGTTAGCCAAACACGGTGTTAAGCTTTTAGGCGGAGGTCTGGATGAAGCACCTTTTGCTTATAAAAACATTTTTGAAGTCATGAATGCACAGAAGCAGCTGGTTGACACAGTAGGCCTTTTCTATCCCAAAATCGTAAAAATGGACGGCGCCATGCCTAAGCAATGGAAAAAGAAAAACCGTGATTTCCAGGAGTCTGGAGACTTAATGGGTGAATGA
- a CDS encoding acyltransferase family protein, producing MKQRYYSLDVFRGATVALMILVNNPGSWGHIYSPLEHAPWHGLTPTDLVFPFFLFAVGNAMAFVMPRLEAAGDAIFWKKVIKRTLLIFLIGLFLNWWPFSRFQDGQFLFSGWTWINGSGNLSGVRIFGVLQRIAVCYFFASVIIYYLKARGAFLAGLILLLVYWLLCVLGNPADPYSLTGWFGTNIDKAILGDVHMYRGEQFQGKPYIFDPEGLMSTIPAIVQVIFGYLVGDYILKKGKEAAVIDHQLEQVPNSDDHFKNYPSSINFHRVSLYVTLTGLFVAAMALLFTGYAWGLSFPVNKKIWTSSYVVLTTGMAMAILATLIYAIEVKGIRGWWTRFFDVFGKNALFVFALSAFLPKGLRLIRIPNGTNDAGQPIYTSPWSWMYDKVYKFIPGDPEIGSLAFALTVIFFMWAICYWMDKKRIYIKV from the coding sequence TTGAAACAACGCTATTACTCCTTAGATGTTTTTAGAGGCGCCACCGTAGCCCTAATGATTCTGGTAAATAACCCGGGCAGTTGGGGCCATATTTACAGTCCACTGGAGCACGCACCCTGGCATGGATTAACTCCTACCGACCTGGTCTTCCCCTTTTTCCTGTTTGCGGTAGGTAATGCTATGGCCTTTGTGATGCCCCGACTGGAAGCAGCTGGTGATGCTATCTTTTGGAAAAAAGTGATCAAACGAACGCTGCTTATCTTTTTGATTGGCTTGTTTTTGAACTGGTGGCCTTTTTCCCGTTTCCAGGACGGTCAGTTCCTTTTTAGCGGATGGACATGGATCAACGGATCGGGTAACCTTTCCGGTGTACGAATTTTTGGTGTATTGCAACGCATTGCTGTCTGCTACTTCTTTGCTTCTGTAATTATTTATTACTTAAAGGCGAGAGGTGCTTTCTTGGCTGGATTGATCCTTTTACTGGTTTATTGGCTGTTATGTGTATTAGGCAATCCGGCAGACCCTTATAGTCTGACAGGCTGGTTCGGCACCAATATCGACAAAGCCATTTTGGGTGATGTACACATGTACCGCGGTGAGCAATTCCAGGGCAAGCCCTATATTTTTGATCCGGAAGGATTGATGAGTACCATACCTGCTATTGTTCAAGTTATCTTCGGTTATTTGGTAGGCGATTATATTCTCAAAAAAGGAAAAGAAGCTGCTGTTATTGACCATCAACTGGAACAAGTGCCTAACTCCGATGACCATTTCAAAAACTATCCTTCAAGCATTAACTTTCATCGTGTATCCTTATATGTAACGCTTACTGGTTTGTTTGTAGCTGCCATGGCCTTACTTTTTACAGGCTACGCATGGGGATTAAGCTTCCCGGTCAATAAAAAGATATGGACCAGCTCGTACGTAGTGTTAACTACGGGAATGGCAATGGCCATATTGGCAACGCTTATCTATGCTATTGAAGTAAAAGGTATCCGTGGCTGGTGGACGCGCTTTTTTGATGTATTTGGTAAAAATGCCCTTTTTGTATTTGCCTTAAGTGCCTTCTTACCCAAGGGCTTACGACTGATTCGAATCCCGAATGGAACTAACGACGCTGGCCAACCTATTTATACCAGCCCCTGGAGCTGGATGTATGACAAGGTATATAAGTTTATACCCGGTGATCCGGAAATTGGGTCGCTAGCCTTTGCCCTAACCGTTATCTTTTTCATGTGGGCTATTTGTTATTGGATGGATAAGAAACGGATTTATATTAAGGTATAA
- a CDS encoding acyltransferase, protein MYKIKNVFIHPSAIIDEGAIIGAGTRIWHFSHLMPGCHVGTNCNIGQNVFIDNNVSIGNGVKIQNNVSLYNGVILEDDVFLGPSMVFTNVINPRSFIERKNEFKTTLVQKGATIGANATIVCGVSIGKYALVGAGSVVTTNVKDFALVYGNPARQQGWVSKNAYPLVFNDKGEAWCEQGQEKYILEADQVRMS, encoded by the coding sequence ATGTATAAGATTAAGAATGTATTTATTCATCCTTCTGCTATTATTGATGAAGGTGCTATTATAGGGGCAGGAACCAGGATCTGGCATTTTAGCCATTTAATGCCGGGTTGCCACGTTGGGACAAATTGCAATATTGGCCAGAATGTTTTCATAGATAATAACGTCAGTATTGGTAATGGGGTAAAAATCCAGAACAATGTATCTCTATATAATGGTGTAATACTAGAAGACGATGTTTTCTTAGGCCCATCCATGGTATTTACAAACGTGATTAATCCTCGGAGTTTTATAGAAAGGAAAAATGAATTCAAGACTACCTTGGTGCAAAAAGGTGCCACTATAGGTGCAAATGCGACAATTGTTTGCGGTGTAAGTATCGGTAAATACGCATTAGTGGGGGCCGGCAGCGTTGTAACAACCAATGTTAAGGACTTTGCTTTAGTCTACGGAAACCCTGCCCGACAGCAGGGCTGGGTTAGTAAAAATGCTTATCCATTGGTTTTCAATGACAAAGGAGAAGCATGGTGTGAGCAAGGTCAGGAAAAGTACATTTTGGAAGCCGATCAGGTCCGTATGAGTTAA
- a CDS encoding UpxY family transcription antiterminator: MSTKWYAIYTRPRWEKKVHGLLSQKGIESYCPLNKIRRKWSDRIKLIEEPLFKSYVFVKVTDEDRTAVRMTNGVVNFVYWNGKPGVIKDKEIQSIQKFLGEYENVSLIKMDLQKDDRVVVAAGPLMDQEGKVIEVKNKVAKVVIESLGYILVADIDKNNLISI, encoded by the coding sequence ATGAGTACAAAATGGTATGCAATCTATACGCGTCCACGCTGGGAGAAAAAAGTACACGGGCTGCTTTCTCAAAAAGGTATTGAGAGTTATTGCCCGTTGAACAAAATTCGACGCAAGTGGAGCGACCGGATCAAACTCATAGAAGAACCTTTATTCAAGTCCTATGTATTCGTTAAGGTAACTGACGAAGATCGTACTGCTGTACGCATGACCAATGGTGTCGTCAACTTTGTATACTGGAATGGGAAACCAGGTGTTATTAAAGACAAGGAAATCCAAAGTATACAAAAGTTCCTGGGTGAATATGAGAATGTGAGCTTGATAAAAATGGATCTCCAAAAAGATGACCGGGTTGTAGTGGCTGCAGGACCACTGATGGATCAGGAAGGAAAAGTAATCGAAGTAAAAAATAAGGTGGCCAAGGTGGTGATTGAAAGTTTGGGCTATATATTAGTGGCCGATATCGATAAAAACAATCTAATTTCCATATAA
- a CDS encoding polysaccharide biosynthesis/export family protein has product MRFSSLAIILFSLFFISCGTQRAVYNYLEDVNDSTFRKSVYIAEPSIQKNDLLSIQVYSAALDPQIDALYNMQGVQGGGGSAQGGQLGGYLVDVHGNIELPRIGSVKAEGLKKGELEAAIKERLKTQLTNPNVIVRFLNFRITMLGEVGNPGVLNIPTERLTVLEAIGMAGGVTQFGTIKQVRILREVNGERQLGILDLTSKEIFASPYYQLQQNDVVVVNQTRYKLRQTEQQRVIQQVGFFTGIISAAALIIAIFNR; this is encoded by the coding sequence ATGCGTTTTTCCTCCCTCGCAATAATCCTATTTAGCCTTTTCTTTATCTCTTGCGGTACCCAACGTGCTGTTTATAATTACTTAGAAGATGTAAATGATAGCACCTTCCGTAAAAGCGTATATATAGCAGAGCCTAGCATTCAAAAGAATGACCTGCTCTCCATTCAGGTATACAGCGCAGCACTGGACCCCCAAATAGATGCATTATACAATATGCAAGGTGTTCAGGGAGGTGGCGGATCAGCACAAGGCGGGCAGTTAGGAGGTTATTTGGTTGATGTGCACGGTAATATTGAGCTGCCCCGAATAGGAAGCGTTAAGGCTGAAGGGTTAAAAAAAGGCGAGTTGGAAGCTGCCATCAAAGAACGGCTGAAAACCCAGTTGACAAATCCCAACGTAATTGTTCGTTTTCTAAACTTCCGCATTACAATGTTAGGAGAAGTAGGGAATCCTGGCGTTTTAAATATTCCAACAGAGCGTTTGACTGTGTTGGAAGCCATTGGCATGGCAGGTGGAGTTACACAGTTTGGCACAATCAAGCAGGTACGGATATTGCGAGAAGTGAATGGCGAAAGACAACTAGGTATATTAGATTTAACGTCAAAAGAGATCTTTGCATCACCTTATTACCAATTACAACAGAATGATGTGGTGGTGGTGAACCAAACTCGTTATAAACTGCGTCAAACAGAGCAGCAACGCGTCATTCAGCAGGTTGGCTTTTTCACCGGTATTATTTCTGCCGCAGCCCTGATCATTGCCATATTTAACCGATAA